A genomic window from Candidatus Pelagisphaera phototrophica includes:
- a CDS encoding Asp23/Gls24 family envelope stress response protein, with amino-acid sequence MESQESTIETGELSEGSLGEIKVNHTVVSTIVKMAAINVPGVLAVGGSFVENFIAQISSKESDKGVRVSEDEAGNYQIEIRVLMEYGVELAKTAESLQMIVAKQVTNMTGKPVAGVDVIIEGVKMADDESIEEKESDNV; translated from the coding sequence ATGGAATCTCAAGAAAGCACTATTGAAACCGGCGAGTTGTCAGAAGGATCGCTCGGGGAAATCAAAGTCAACCACACCGTCGTATCTACGATTGTTAAAATGGCGGCCATCAACGTGCCGGGCGTACTTGCCGTCGGGGGAAGCTTTGTAGAAAACTTCATCGCCCAAATTTCGAGCAAGGAATCCGACAAGGGAGTACGAGTCTCCGAAGACGAGGCAGGTAACTACCAGATCGAAATCCGCGTTTTGATGGAATACGGCGTCGAACTCGCCAAAACGGCGGAAAGCCTGCAAATGATTGTCGCTAAGCAAGTGACGAACATGACGGGTAAGCCCGTAGCCGGTGTCGATGTCATTATCGAAGGCGTCAAAATGGCAGACGATGAATCAATTGAGGAGAAGGAAAGCGACAACGTCTAG
- a CDS encoding 50S ribosomal protein L11 methyltransferase, with product MFEVRGQLSREEFESVENLIFESEGMEHWNLYENFDDKGYWVQGVFESLEDAEVGKQAFEEAVAVSGDLKILELEDRDWKESYKDHFKPWAIGNLHWAPLWLKAEYELPEGHQVVWLDPGMAFGTGNHGTTRLCVEQLIAFKESGQSEKACRLVDAGCGSGILAISAAKLGFENVKGFDNDADAVRIAAENADLNDVGRIEFAVCGIEEGLPEAGGDCLLANILANVLVANSERLVRAVAPGGWLILSGILGTEVEQVADHFRGCGKWSAVRTDALDEWASVTLVKLPR from the coding sequence ATGTTCGAAGTTAGGGGGCAACTTTCGCGGGAAGAATTTGAATCGGTCGAGAATCTCATATTCGAGTCCGAGGGGATGGAGCATTGGAATTTGTACGAGAATTTCGATGACAAAGGGTATTGGGTGCAAGGGGTGTTTGAATCGCTGGAAGATGCGGAGGTGGGTAAACAGGCATTCGAAGAAGCAGTTGCAGTTTCCGGTGACCTTAAAATTCTCGAATTGGAGGATCGAGATTGGAAGGAGAGCTACAAGGATCACTTCAAGCCGTGGGCGATCGGAAACCTGCATTGGGCCCCCTTGTGGCTAAAGGCTGAATACGAATTACCTGAAGGCCATCAAGTAGTGTGGCTCGATCCGGGCATGGCGTTTGGAACTGGCAATCACGGAACCACTCGTCTTTGCGTAGAGCAATTGATCGCATTCAAGGAAAGCGGGCAAAGCGAAAAGGCCTGTCGCCTAGTGGACGCAGGATGTGGGTCTGGGATATTGGCAATTTCCGCAGCCAAGCTTGGATTCGAAAATGTTAAGGGCTTCGACAACGATGCGGATGCGGTTCGGATTGCGGCGGAAAACGCGGACTTAAACGATGTAGGAAGGATCGAGTTCGCTGTCTGTGGAATCGAGGAAGGGCTGCCTGAAGCGGGGGGAGACTGCCTGTTGGCGAATATTCTCGCGAACGTCCTTGTCGCGAATTCCGAACGGCTAGTGAGAGCGGTTGCTCCCGGTGGCTGGCTAATCCTCAGCGGTATTTTAGGAACTGAGGTGGAGCAGGTCGCTGACCATTTCAGAGGTTGCGGCAAATGGAGTGCTGTCAGAACAGACGCTCTAGATGAGTGGGCCAGCGTTACTCTCGTAAAACTACCTCGTTAG
- a CDS encoding cytochrome P450, producing the protein MSFTRELLDTLKYLNLARTNMVAAWPKSFYRRELIHQKVLGRNIFILNRPEDVQRVMVSNAGNYKKSLANRQALKPILGQGLFVSEGKLWERQRKLLSPSTHRNRLKGYAQTMVETGRETVEKLNGSDESQIVDLTEELTLLTSDIITRTMFGVKLGERNQLLYQAFQDYLASHGRIHMSELIGLPAWIPRPGQGKGKAAVRLFDSVILSVIEQRQKSNDRHDDLLEMLLEFRDEQGEEMGFTLLRDEVASIYLAGHETTAITLTWAFYLLHEHPEVKQKLWDELESVLEGRDPTFDDVPKLAYTRAVVEESLRLYPPVHVFSRQALGKDVVAGIPVPKGSFMTISSYVLHRHKLLWENPDAFEPERFLPGRSGDVKQYSYIPFGAGPRICMGKHFGLMEAVLLLALFAQHYDCKLKSGHPVEPLGRMTLRPHMGMPMRMVKRSRS; encoded by the coding sequence ATGTCATTCACGCGCGAACTTTTGGATACCTTGAAATACCTTAATTTGGCGCGCACCAATATGGTGGCAGCTTGGCCCAAATCGTTTTACCGGCGAGAGCTGATTCATCAGAAAGTCCTGGGACGAAATATTTTCATTCTCAATCGACCAGAAGATGTTCAGCGGGTCATGGTCTCGAATGCCGGCAACTACAAAAAGAGCCTTGCAAATCGACAAGCGCTAAAGCCGATTTTGGGTCAGGGGCTTTTTGTGAGCGAAGGAAAGCTTTGGGAAAGGCAGCGAAAACTTCTGTCACCCAGCACCCATCGGAATCGGCTCAAGGGATATGCCCAAACAATGGTCGAAACGGGACGGGAAACGGTTGAAAAACTGAACGGCAGTGACGAGAGCCAAATAGTGGATCTGACCGAAGAGCTGACTCTTTTGACATCCGACATCATAACACGAACCATGTTTGGGGTTAAGCTCGGGGAGCGGAACCAATTGCTGTATCAAGCTTTTCAAGACTATTTAGCATCTCATGGAAGAATCCACATGAGCGAGTTGATTGGCCTGCCGGCTTGGATTCCAAGGCCTGGTCAAGGAAAGGGGAAAGCCGCGGTGCGGCTTTTTGATAGCGTGATCCTCAGTGTTATCGAGCAACGACAGAAATCGAATGACCGGCACGATGACCTGCTTGAAATGCTGCTCGAGTTTCGAGATGAGCAGGGCGAAGAAATGGGCTTCACTCTTTTGAGAGATGAAGTAGCCTCTATATATCTGGCGGGGCACGAAACCACAGCTATCACACTGACCTGGGCCTTTTACCTCCTTCACGAGCATCCGGAAGTAAAACAAAAGCTTTGGGACGAACTCGAGTCGGTCCTGGAGGGTCGCGATCCGACTTTTGATGATGTGCCAAAATTGGCATACACGCGAGCAGTAGTCGAAGAGTCTTTACGCCTGTATCCTCCGGTCCACGTCTTTTCGCGGCAGGCTCTCGGAAAAGACGTGGTGGCAGGTATTCCAGTGCCTAAGGGATCATTCATGACAATTTCTTCCTACGTTTTGCATCGACACAAGCTCCTCTGGGAGAATCCAGATGCTTTCGAGCCAGAGCGGTTTTTGCCAGGTCGCTCAGGAGACGTAAAACAATACTCTTATATCCCGTTTGGAGCGGGGCCGAGGATCTGTATGGGTAAGCATTTCGGATTGATGGAGGCGGTGCTGTTGCTAGCTCTTTTCGCTCAGCATTACGATTGCAAGTTGAAATCGGGGCATCCTGTAGAGCCCCTCGGAAGAATGACGCTCCGGCCTCACATGGGTATGCCGATGAGGATGGTCAAGCGTAGCCGATCGTGA
- a CDS encoding condensation domain-containing protein, with protein MPYLPLTLFEQYLLHEDQPGYPSRIVQELQFNGSVNREYFEKSVHEITAMHPLLTATVEKRSFRSPHWRIDDSSTFPIHWHEHGPHSFRPELKRFDITKEVSGELHVIESNDRWTLLLNISHVICDGVASSALLQDILLAYDNRFGKVHHIPSPIPELLPHRSKFGLSISKKIALLPAQVTGLIIAATLTSRRISPLNLAPLEYPEQPDSEGPQNVVSKYLDQSRFDQFQKLTKTSGKSLNDHCLAFLHSAIGTWRNRNGVGSPEDWIRISVPKNLRSKSDLHLPACNVISITPIDRQSKGLSNRERLLRRAHEDMTFIKKGMLSLTFLALLWIHRLRPNGIRKMSHRNICRTTAVLSNIGRVFPLSPLLDENQKLHIENATLEKTITVAPIRPQTQTTLLLSIYGGELCMDLNYDPLALNREKAEELLDDFLAEFKSTLTRETTQPREN; from the coding sequence GTGCCCTACTTGCCGCTAACTCTATTTGAACAATACCTCCTGCATGAGGATCAGCCAGGGTACCCGAGTCGGATCGTTCAAGAACTTCAGTTCAACGGTTCGGTGAATCGCGAATACTTCGAAAAGTCGGTCCACGAAATCACCGCGATGCACCCTCTTCTAACTGCGACGGTGGAGAAAAGGTCTTTCCGTTCACCCCATTGGCGGATCGACGATTCGAGCACTTTCCCCATCCACTGGCACGAGCATGGCCCCCATTCTTTTAGACCGGAATTGAAGCGATTCGACATTACAAAAGAGGTCTCCGGGGAACTGCATGTCATTGAAAGCAACGATCGGTGGACTCTCCTTTTAAACATTAGCCATGTCATCTGTGATGGCGTTGCCTCCTCAGCTCTCCTCCAAGACATCCTTTTAGCCTACGACAACCGGTTTGGGAAAGTGCATCACATCCCATCCCCAATACCCGAGCTTCTGCCACACAGAAGCAAATTCGGACTAAGCATTTCCAAGAAAATCGCCTTACTGCCCGCCCAAGTTACAGGCCTCATTATCGCAGCTACGTTAACGTCGCGCAGAATAAGCCCCCTAAATCTGGCTCCGCTCGAATACCCAGAACAACCAGACTCAGAAGGGCCGCAAAATGTCGTATCCAAATATTTAGATCAATCGCGATTTGATCAGTTTCAGAAATTGACCAAAACTAGCGGAAAAAGTCTAAATGACCACTGTCTCGCATTTTTACATTCCGCGATCGGCACGTGGCGAAACAGAAACGGTGTGGGCTCCCCTGAGGACTGGATTCGCATAAGCGTCCCCAAAAATCTAAGATCCAAATCCGACCTTCACCTACCCGCTTGCAACGTAATCAGCATAACTCCTATTGATCGGCAATCCAAGGGACTTTCCAATCGCGAGCGACTATTAAGACGAGCTCACGAGGACATGACTTTCATTAAAAAGGGCATGCTTTCTCTCACTTTTCTCGCTCTGCTTTGGATCCATCGTCTTCGACCCAACGGGATTCGCAAGATGAGCCATCGGAATATTTGCCGCACAACCGCAGTCCTTTCAAACATCGGACGCGTTTTCCCTCTAAGCCCATTGCTCGATGAGAATCAGAAATTGCATATTGAGAATGCAACTTTAGAAAAAACAATTACCGTTGCTCCTATTCGCCCACAAACGCAAACGACACTTTTGCTAAGCATTTATGGCGGAGAGCTGTGCATGGACCTCAACTACGATCCACTGGCTCTAAATAGAGAAAAAGCGGAAGAACTCTTGGACGATTTCCTAGCTGAGTTCAAATCGACTCTTACCAGGGAAACGACCCAGCCAAGGGAAAATTAG
- the dnaJ gene encoding molecular chaperone DnaJ yields MKEDYYELLGVSRQATQDELKKAYRKMAVKFHPDKNPGNKEAEEKFKKVSEAYEVLKDDQKRAAYDRYGHAAFSGGAGGGASAGGPFHDPFDIFSEVFGGGGGGGSIFEEFFGGGGGGRSSGRSGAQRGSDLRYDLEIQLEDAAKGTEKEISFRKPVHCTRCKGNGAEPGTGVVTCPTCAGHGQVTVSKGFFSVRQTCSTCHGSGKKVEKACSACGGEGRVNETTKIKVKVPAGVDTGSKLRSANNGEAGAGGGPSGDLYIVIHVAEHEIFERQEENLFCQIPIKFTLASLGGTIEVPTLTGKASLKIPAGTQSGTTFRLKGKGIPSLRGGYFGDQMIRVEIEVPTSLSSDQRQKLEEFALACGDADEPVGKTFFDKAKKFFD; encoded by the coding sequence GTGAAAGAGGACTATTACGAATTGCTTGGGGTGAGCCGCCAAGCGACCCAGGACGAGCTGAAAAAGGCGTATCGCAAGATGGCCGTTAAGTTTCACCCGGACAAGAACCCGGGCAATAAGGAGGCGGAAGAAAAGTTTAAGAAAGTCTCCGAAGCGTACGAAGTCCTCAAAGACGACCAGAAAAGAGCCGCCTACGATCGGTACGGGCACGCCGCTTTCAGTGGTGGCGCTGGGGGAGGCGCTTCTGCGGGAGGACCTTTCCATGACCCGTTTGACATTTTCAGTGAGGTATTCGGCGGAGGCGGCGGAGGGGGAAGCATCTTCGAGGAGTTTTTCGGAGGCGGCGGAGGCGGACGCAGTTCGGGCCGTAGTGGGGCCCAGCGCGGATCGGATCTGCGTTACGATTTGGAGATTCAGCTAGAGGATGCGGCTAAGGGCACGGAGAAAGAGATATCCTTTCGCAAGCCCGTTCATTGCACTCGTTGTAAGGGAAATGGAGCCGAGCCCGGAACCGGTGTGGTGACCTGCCCGACTTGTGCGGGTCACGGACAGGTGACGGTGTCCAAGGGGTTTTTCTCAGTCAGGCAGACCTGTTCGACCTGCCATGGCAGTGGGAAAAAAGTGGAGAAAGCCTGTTCCGCCTGTGGCGGCGAAGGTCGCGTTAATGAGACGACCAAGATTAAAGTCAAAGTGCCTGCCGGAGTAGACACGGGTTCAAAATTGCGTTCGGCTAACAATGGTGAGGCCGGGGCCGGAGGCGGACCTTCGGGCGACCTTTACATCGTGATTCATGTCGCGGAACACGAAATTTTTGAGCGCCAGGAAGAAAATCTGTTTTGCCAGATTCCGATAAAGTTTACTTTGGCTTCTCTGGGTGGGACGATTGAAGTTCCTACTCTGACGGGCAAAGCGAGTCTAAAAATACCGGCTGGTACCCAGTCGGGAACTACGTTTAGGCTGAAAGGCAAGGGGATACCTAGTTTGCGCGGCGGATATTTTGGGGATCAAATGATCAGGGTTGAAATCGAAGTGCCCACCTCCCTTTCAAGCGACCAACGTCAGAAGCTCGAAGAGTTTGCTTTAGCCTGTGGTGACGCCGACGAGCCGGTCGGAAAGACATTCTTCGATAAAGCGAAAAAGTTTTTCGACTAA
- a CDS encoding nucleotide exchange factor GrpE, whose product MNKAEEKENTEDPIEGVAEESVDSIEASGEGEAVEEQPVEKELSLEEQLAEAKALADENYKNYLRAVADLDTYRRRVIREKDDLRQYAVSGLLESILPIYDNMGLGLMSAEQAVDPNVVAEGIRMVITQFQTVLGENGIEEISPVKGDAYDHNLHEAVQTQPSDEVEAGAVLQLVRRGFSLNGRLIRPATVIVSGEASE is encoded by the coding sequence ATGAACAAAGCTGAGGAAAAAGAAAACACAGAAGATCCAATTGAAGGGGTCGCCGAGGAATCGGTAGATTCGATTGAAGCGTCGGGTGAAGGCGAAGCAGTAGAGGAGCAGCCAGTTGAAAAAGAGCTGTCCCTCGAGGAGCAGTTGGCTGAGGCCAAGGCACTTGCGGACGAAAACTACAAAAACTACCTTCGGGCCGTAGCGGATCTAGATACGTATCGCCGTCGTGTGATTCGCGAGAAGGATGATCTGCGCCAATACGCCGTCTCGGGATTGCTGGAGTCGATATTGCCGATCTACGACAACATGGGATTGGGACTAATGTCAGCGGAGCAAGCGGTGGATCCTAATGTAGTCGCTGAAGGAATCCGTATGGTCATTACGCAGTTCCAGACCGTTTTAGGCGAAAATGGGATCGAGGAAATCAGCCCAGTGAAAGGAGATGCCTACGACCATAATTTACACGAAGCGGTGCAGACCCAGCCGAGCGACGAAGTTGAGGCGGGAGCCGTTTTGCAGTTGGTTCGCCGGGGATTCTCGCTAAACGGACGACTCATTCGCCCTGCCACGGTTATTGTTTCGGGAGAGGCTTCCGAATAA
- a CDS encoding type I phosphomannose isomerase catalytic subunit, translating to MSYPIYFKPIYQERVWGGRNLSTALGRDLPDGGPIGESWDVVDRSEAMSVIEGGPHDGKSLREVIESDPTAIMGESYDSERPFPILVKWLDCADRLSLQVHPPEEVAGELGGEPKTENWYIASCAEQASLIVGLKNGVERAEFESRLAEGTLEECVHRFPVSAGESILVESGRLHAIDAGNLILEIQQNSDTTYRVYDWGREGLDGKPRQLHVEESLKCIDWNDFEPSTCKKTPGRAVLADCREFRLVKYALNSESDPLVLGSGAARLVSVVDGMVQFGEARVSKGTTVLLPASQDFEASCLWDATLLVTDRFI from the coding sequence ATGAGCTATCCGATTTACTTTAAACCTATTTATCAAGAACGCGTATGGGGCGGCCGGAATTTGAGCACGGCACTCGGCCGGGATCTTCCCGATGGGGGACCCATTGGCGAAAGTTGGGACGTGGTTGATCGTTCAGAGGCAATGTCGGTCATAGAGGGAGGCCCGCACGACGGAAAGTCGCTGAGAGAGGTAATTGAATCTGATCCGACAGCGATAATGGGCGAAAGTTACGATTCAGAGCGACCGTTTCCCATCTTGGTGAAATGGCTCGATTGTGCGGATCGGCTGAGTCTGCAAGTTCACCCTCCAGAGGAGGTTGCCGGAGAGCTCGGTGGCGAACCCAAAACGGAAAATTGGTATATTGCGAGTTGTGCGGAACAAGCGTCCTTGATTGTCGGCCTCAAGAACGGCGTTGAACGGGCCGAGTTTGAGTCGCGACTCGCGGAAGGCACCCTTGAGGAGTGCGTGCACCGTTTTCCGGTTTCCGCCGGTGAGTCCATACTGGTCGAAAGCGGGCGTTTGCACGCGATAGATGCCGGCAACCTGATTCTAGAAATCCAGCAAAACTCCGACACGACTTATCGCGTCTACGATTGGGGTCGCGAGGGTCTTGATGGTAAGCCCAGGCAACTCCATGTGGAGGAATCGCTTAAGTGCATCGATTGGAACGATTTCGAGCCTTCCACTTGTAAAAAAACACCGGGAAGGGCTGTTTTGGCGGATTGCCGCGAGTTTCGACTTGTAAAATATGCTCTCAATTCTGAATCGGACCCCCTTGTTTTGGGTTCTGGAGCCGCTCGACTCGTCAGCGTAGTTGACGGAATGGTCCAATTTGGAGAAGCTAGGGTTTCCAAGGGAACGACTGTATTGTTACCGGCCAGTCAAGACTTCGAGGCAAGTTGTCTGTGGGATGCTACTCTTTTAGTTACCGATCGTTTTATTTGA
- a CDS encoding DNA translocase FtsK, which produces MPGNRISNSKKQSDINQPRLRSRWWWVGLYALLAALLSISYLDFHPSQNPDNFTDPSLGSQTNAFGLLGVKLALFSFYFFGGAAWFIPIFFAWRAWLYFRKVRHGTWAIAVAMLCNVISYSGLLAVQNLFYLDKLIYAKDAGGVLGQFLYSHFVRTYIGDIGSTLILGAVFLTTLILVVSPGLPSSTFGEKGGGIRGWLAQWKAAREEKREARQLAKLAREEERARLNEEKIEAKRLAQDEKNAAKQMVADGRAAAKGRTAKIKAGIDPEPVAKPRKPIPVPEPKEESKKKPPLKEVLKFVAAEETKKARVKLPHSHGDYIFPNLDVLAPQAIPHHSNSQDEHAGNAERLQKTLQEFGVEVTMGEIHIGPVITRYEVYPAPGVRVEKISSLDKNIALGMRAQSVRILAPVPGKGCVGIEVPNQSPTPVGIREILESEDWAKSKAEIPIALGKDVSGKPIISDLTKMPHVLIAGATGAGKTVCINAIITSLLFHSSPDTLRFIMVDPKIVEMKVFNALPHMLIPVVTDPKKVPGALKWLLNEMEHRYETFAKVGVRNIAGFNGRKKSEREKTEAEKTEDEQLEISVPRDEGVLDEIPDKLPYIVCIVDELADLMMVAPADVETGIARLAQLARAAGIHLVIATQRPSVNVITGVIKANLPCRISFQVSSKIDSRTILDGPGAEQLIGRGDMLFSPPGSSKIIRSQGAFVSDEEIADIVEDLQSNGPPKFAEEVQRQIESPEELTLGGGEEEGDDLLSQALDVLRSTKRASTSMLQRRLRIGYNRAARLMEDLEDRGIVGPENGSSPREILVDLDSM; this is translated from the coding sequence ATGCCCGGAAATCGCATTTCCAACTCTAAAAAACAATCCGACATCAATCAGCCTCGACTCAGAAGCCGCTGGTGGTGGGTTGGCTTGTACGCCCTGCTCGCCGCCCTCTTATCGATTTCGTATCTTGATTTCCATCCGAGCCAAAACCCGGACAACTTCACCGATCCGTCCCTCGGCTCCCAAACCAACGCATTCGGCCTGCTAGGGGTAAAACTCGCCCTCTTCAGCTTTTACTTCTTTGGGGGGGCCGCCTGGTTCATCCCGATCTTCTTCGCATGGCGGGCTTGGCTCTACTTTCGCAAAGTACGGCATGGCACCTGGGCCATCGCGGTCGCGATGCTCTGCAACGTCATAAGCTACTCCGGCCTGCTCGCTGTTCAAAATCTGTTTTACCTGGATAAACTGATTTACGCAAAAGATGCCGGTGGCGTCTTGGGACAGTTCCTCTACTCCCATTTTGTTCGAACCTATATTGGCGACATAGGATCCACTCTCATACTAGGAGCCGTTTTTCTAACGACCCTCATCCTAGTCGTGTCCCCAGGGCTTCCTTCGTCGACCTTTGGAGAAAAAGGAGGCGGAATTCGCGGCTGGCTGGCCCAGTGGAAAGCGGCTCGCGAGGAGAAACGGGAGGCCAGGCAGCTAGCTAAGCTCGCACGCGAGGAAGAACGGGCTCGCCTAAATGAGGAAAAAATCGAAGCGAAACGCTTGGCCCAGGATGAGAAAAACGCCGCCAAGCAAATGGTCGCCGACGGAAGAGCCGCGGCAAAAGGACGCACTGCAAAGATAAAGGCGGGAATCGATCCGGAGCCGGTTGCGAAACCCCGGAAACCCATTCCCGTTCCTGAACCGAAAGAGGAATCCAAAAAGAAGCCACCGCTCAAGGAAGTGCTCAAGTTCGTGGCTGCCGAGGAGACGAAGAAAGCTCGAGTCAAACTACCCCATTCACACGGCGACTATATTTTTCCGAATCTCGACGTTCTCGCCCCCCAGGCAATCCCCCACCATTCAAATTCTCAGGACGAACATGCGGGGAACGCAGAACGACTTCAGAAAACGCTACAGGAATTCGGCGTCGAGGTCACCATGGGCGAAATCCATATCGGTCCCGTCATCACTCGTTACGAGGTCTATCCCGCACCGGGGGTTCGGGTGGAAAAAATCTCGAGCTTGGACAAGAACATCGCCCTCGGTATGCGGGCCCAATCGGTCCGCATCTTGGCGCCCGTTCCGGGCAAGGGTTGCGTCGGCATCGAAGTTCCCAATCAAAGCCCCACGCCCGTCGGAATTCGCGAGATCCTCGAGTCCGAGGACTGGGCCAAGTCCAAAGCGGAGATTCCAATCGCTCTTGGAAAAGATGTCAGCGGCAAACCGATCATTTCAGATTTGACCAAGATGCCCCACGTTCTCATCGCGGGGGCAACGGGCGCGGGTAAAACGGTTTGTATCAACGCGATCATTACCTCTCTACTGTTCCATTCTAGTCCTGATACTTTGCGGTTCATTATGGTGGATCCCAAGATTGTGGAGATGAAGGTCTTCAATGCCCTTCCTCACATGCTGATCCCCGTGGTGACCGATCCTAAAAAGGTCCCAGGAGCTCTCAAGTGGCTGCTCAACGAAATGGAGCACCGCTATGAGACTTTCGCCAAGGTGGGCGTGCGAAACATTGCCGGATTCAACGGACGGAAAAAATCGGAAAGAGAAAAGACGGAAGCGGAAAAAACCGAAGATGAGCAATTGGAGATTTCAGTCCCTCGCGATGAAGGCGTGCTGGACGAAATACCGGACAAGCTTCCCTACATCGTATGCATCGTGGACGAGCTAGCCGACCTCATGATGGTCGCCCCTGCCGACGTGGAAACGGGTATCGCCCGTCTCGCCCAGCTGGCTCGCGCCGCAGGTATCCATCTTGTCATTGCAACTCAGCGTCCCTCCGTTAATGTCATTACCGGAGTCATTAAAGCGAACCTTCCCTGCCGCATTTCGTTCCAAGTATCTTCCAAGATCGACAGTCGAACGATTCTCGACGGACCCGGAGCCGAACAGCTCATCGGTCGCGGCGACATGCTTTTCTCGCCCCCAGGAAGCTCCAAGATCATTCGATCACAAGGAGCTTTCGTATCGGACGAGGAGATCGCTGACATCGTTGAAGACCTTCAATCCAACGGTCCGCCAAAATTTGCCGAAGAAGTCCAACGCCAAATCGAATCCCCCGAAGAGCTGACGCTGGGCGGCGGAGAGGAAGAAGGGGATGATCTGCTGTCTCAAGCCCTAGACGTGCTCCGCTCCACCAAACGGGCCTCGACGTCCATGCTCCAGCGGCGATTGCGAATTGGATACAACCGAGCCGCCCGTTTGATGGAAGATCTCGAAGACCGCGGAATCGTCGGCCCCGAAAACGGCTCCAGCCCCCGCGAAATCCTCGTTGACCTGGACTCGATGTAG
- a CDS encoding DUF3500 domain-containing protein, with translation MRVEQNGLDEPFKGVTTNGEVQKDLFQIRSTGVSTEPVRMAALALLKTLNPEQQAKTKFPIDDPEWRKWMNQHFYVRQGVGFDEMNPTQRDAAFGLLKASLSAKGLKLSKDIMNLNRTLGELNNNDFPQYNELLYWITLMGEPSAKEPWGWQIDGHHLIINYFVLGDQVVMSPVFVGSEPVIAESGQFKGTAILQDEQNQGLALIQTFDKIQKKKAIIQSDKTRNNNLTEAFKDNVVLDYAGIKASELNSKKQAQLLDLVGLYVGNMDDGHAKARMSEIAEHLNETHFAWVGDTSDDAVFYYRIHSPVILIEFDHQGPVGMRQYYPGRSPVRQHVHIVVRTPNGNDYGKDLLRQHLEKHHH, from the coding sequence ATCCGGGTGGAGCAAAATGGGCTGGATGAGCCTTTCAAGGGAGTAACGACCAATGGAGAAGTTCAAAAGGACCTTTTCCAAATCCGATCCACTGGTGTCTCGACGGAACCCGTCCGCATGGCCGCCTTGGCCTTGCTCAAAACTCTCAACCCGGAGCAGCAGGCCAAGACAAAGTTTCCCATAGACGATCCGGAATGGCGCAAGTGGATGAACCAGCATTTCTACGTTCGCCAAGGAGTCGGTTTTGACGAGATGAACCCTACTCAACGCGATGCGGCGTTTGGGCTCCTGAAAGCCTCGCTCAGTGCCAAGGGGCTCAAGCTATCCAAGGACATCATGAATTTAAATCGGACCCTGGGGGAGCTGAACAACAACGACTTCCCTCAGTACAATGAGCTTCTCTACTGGATCACCCTCATGGGCGAGCCCTCCGCCAAGGAACCCTGGGGATGGCAAATCGACGGGCACCACTTGATCATCAACTATTTCGTTCTCGGTGACCAGGTGGTCATGTCGCCTGTTTTCGTCGGCTCCGAGCCGGTGATTGCCGAGTCGGGCCAGTTTAAGGGCACCGCCATCCTTCAGGACGAGCAGAATCAGGGACTGGCTCTGATCCAAACGTTCGACAAAATCCAGAAAAAGAAGGCGATCATCCAGTCGGACAAGACGCGCAACAACAACCTCACCGAAGCCTTCAAGGACAACGTCGTCCTCGACTACGCGGGAATCAAAGCGTCCGAGCTCAACTCGAAAAAGCAAGCTCAACTGCTCGATCTGGTCGGTCTCTACGTGGGCAACATGGACGATGGACATGCCAAAGCCCGCATGAGCGAGATCGCGGAACATTTAAATGAAACCCATTTCGCCTGGGTAGGCGATACGAGCGACGACGCCGTTTTCTACTACAGGATCCACAGCCCCGTGATTCTCATTGAATTTGATCATCAAGGACCCGTGGGAATGCGGCAATACTACCCTGGCCGCAGCCCCGTCCGCCAGCACGTCCATATCGTCGTCCGTACCCCCAATGGTAATGACTACGGCAAGGACCTGCTGCGACAACACCTCGAGAAACACCACCACTAG